A part of Phoenix dactylifera cultivar Barhee BC4 chromosome 2, palm_55x_up_171113_PBpolish2nd_filt_p, whole genome shotgun sequence genomic DNA contains:
- the LOC103708429 gene encoding protein ETHYLENE-INSENSITIVE 2-like isoform X1, with the protein MEYMDLGKWVAAIEGGAHIGLHLILVLFFFNCSGILCQYLANLIGIVTGKNLAQICNEEYCRLTCVLLGVQAQISMIVSDLTMILSFAHGFSLFFGVNQFISIYFSATIAVLIPYIFNLLGSCKLEAVYGISSFVSLFGVLSSLPNIPSIAHDRYPGLDLQTACSVMVLLGSNIMPHNFYIHSSVVQLQKPTNASVGSLIHDTLFTIISNFAAIFLVNFVFMSSTAAVFDNAGLIMPTFQDAFMLVDQIFNSPAAPFPFSLVFLIAIVITSCIRSLGAQVILHDFFQINLPIWVHHIIVKSLAVIPALYCLQSVGPEGIYQLLLFCQVILATLVPPSVIPLFRVSSSRSIMGFFRISQHTDIFAFCAFLVFLATDTIFIFELLFENCFWTVELRESMGRGVRLVLLLLAITSYVFALYMVFTPLRSESNRLDDENSKGPDMQIFTWGRKKDQLELSKGRDENSSSQTINGEEKEYVKETTSIESLENQSNNMFAEFSLDQPKTAIHSEWQAQKPASVLALNKDCIIQSLSLEEYNSIVNIVSSDEVISKGIAQNYETKVSREENVEVGVGVHHQKDGEKGGACEPVQPPSASTSDVPGSCKNARVTGGNIRNDAKKATSCGLSRAGRRQLAAILNEFWAHLFDLHGLLTEEAKVMRTDLLLNLDLEMYHASARAGTKDTSQKSSLDTESGPLPSANSRDYTPMQEKAMNLELSYMPLAQTSFWSMDTRFLDVNGQCDGQDCHIPKIQDFEIPQFGTWLRTPNIAKSSVTEYGDQLQDTSSQNASGSLCKSSLQNPASTGSICSQFRRPQYEPSSVENPSFLGSTKENISFPDISELIDSFGRSSLNISGSFSSASGTAHEQAQNPNNLVSEGEEAPSALDKLSVLKHHESFLCQVVSPILDSEPFWVKQPLENMFSSTIKTSKARKRKQVLNTSFTSKIIMSYGESEAWVLQSLRVCLGKLLDLEGSSWLFTQNGGYDEKLIDWVAAAEGYLRKEGTSLLNQVKCSEEEDMNDVISSVSNCGEHCTWQSGLVIGFGVWCICRILGLLLMESRPELWGKYTYVLNRLQMQGILDPAFLNPRDPLKPCQCIDHLDMRTSGLEHIKESLGGTRCTTASSVLQMIKEVEGAISRRKGRSGTAAGGIAFPKGKENLASVLKRYKRCLSKKSSATNGGASAPSEKDTEQAENLKLNGPLTGNRDYAWKNG; encoded by the exons ATGGAATACATGGACCTTGGTAAATGGGTAGCGGCTATCGAGGGTGGTGCACATATTGGTCTCCATCTTATACTAGTGCTGTTTTTTTTCAATTGCTCTGGTATTTTGTGCCAGTATCTTGCAAACCTTATTGGCATAGTCACAGGAAAGAATCTTGCTCAG ATTTGCAATGAGGAGTACTGCAGGTTGACATGTGTCCTTCTTGGAGTGCAAGCCCAGATATCGATGATTGTTTCCGACCTGACAATG ATTCTGAGCTTTGCACATGGATTCAGTTTATTTTTTGGGGTGAACCAGTTCATTTCCATCTATTTCTCTGCTACCATTGCTGTTCTAATTCCATATATTTTCAACCTCTTG GGCTCTTGCAAATTAGAGGCGGTCTATGGCATATCAAGCTTCGTATCGCTCTTTGGAGTGCTCTCCAGTCTACCAAATATTCCATCTATAGCTCATGATAGGTATCCAGGGTTGGATTTGCAGACTGCTTGCTCAGTCATGGTTCTTCTTGGCTCAAATATCATGCCTCATAATTTTTACATTCACTCGTCTGTTGTACAG CTGCAGAAACCAACAAATGCCAGTGTGGGCTCTTTAATTCATGATACACTTTTTACTATAATATCTAATTTTGCTGCTATTTTCCTGGTGAATTTTGTTTTTATGAGCTCGACAGCAGCTGTATTTGACAATGCGGGCCTCATAATGCCTACATTTCAAGATGCTTTTATGTTGGTGGACCAG ATTTTTAATAGTCCTGCAGCACCCTTTCCCTTTTCTCTGGTTTTTCTCATCGCAATTGTAATCACCTCTTGCATTCGGAGTCTTGGTGCGCAAGTCATCTTGCATGACTTCTTTCAGATCAACCTACCTATTTGGGTTCATCACATTATAGTGAAATCTCTTGCTGTCATTCCGGCTCTATACTGCCTCCAGAGTGTAGGACCAGAGGGGATCTATCAGTTGCTTCTCTTCTGTCAAGTTATATTGGCGACCCTCGTACCACCCTCAGTGATTCCCCTTTTCCGAGTGTCATCGTCCAGATCAATTATGGGTTTTTTCAGAATCTCGCAGCATACAGATATCTTTGCTTTTTGTGCCTTTCTGGTGTTCCTTGCAACAGATACCATCTTCATTTTTGAGTTGCTATTCGAAAATTGCTTCTGGACGGTTGAGCTTAGGGAAAGCATGGGAAGAGGTGTGAGACTTGTCCTTCTCCTCCTTGCCATCACATCCTATGTCTTTGCACTTTATATGGTATTCACACCACTAAGGTCTGAAAGTAACAGACTAGATGATGAAAACAGCAAAGGACCGGATATGCAGATATTTACATGGGGCAGGAAAAAGGATCAACTTGAGCTATCTAAGGGTAGAGATGAGAACTCTTCAAGTCAGACCATTAATGGTGAAGAAAAGGAGTACGTAAAGGAGACAACCTCCATAGAGTCATTGGAGAATCAATCCAATAATATGTTTGCAGAATTCAGTCTTGATCAGCCTAAGACAGCCATTCATTCTGAATGGCAAGCCCAGAAGCCTGCTTCTGTTCTGGCTCTTAATAAGGATTGTATTATCCAATCCTTATCTTTAGAAGAATATAATTCCATAGTTAACATTGTTTCTAGCGACGAGGTGATTAGTAAAGGTATTGCACAGAATTATGAAACTAAAGTATCCAGAGAAGAAAATGTGGAAGTAGGAGTTGGAGTCCACCATCAGAAGGATGGTGAGAAGGGCGGTGCATGTGAACCTGTCCAGCCTCCGAGTGCTTCAACCTCCGATGTACCTGGGTCTTGTAAGAATGCCAGAGTGACGGGTGGCAATATTAGAAATGATGCCAAGAAGGCAACATCATGTGGATTGAGTCGTGCAGGACGGCGCCAATTAGCTGCCATTCTCAATGAATTTTGGGCGCATCTGTTTGACTTACATGGTCTGCTAACAGAAGAAGCTAAGGTCATGAGAACAGATCTTTTACTGAATTTGGATCTAGAAATGTACCATGCATCTGCAAGAGCAGGCACCAAAGACACTTCCCAGAAAAGCTCATTAGACACAGAAAGTGGACCACTACCTTCAGCAAACTCGAGGGACTACACTCCCATGCAAGAGAAGGCTATGAATTTGGAATTATCTTATATGCCACTAGCGCAAACTTCGTTTTGGTCAATGGACACTCGGTTTCTGGATGTGAATGGCCAATGTGATGGCCAGGATTGTCACATACCCAAGATTCAGGACTTTGAGATTCCGCAATTTGGCACATGGTTACGGACTCCTAATATTGCTAAATCTTCTGTTACAGAATATGGGGATCAACTCCAGGATACTTCGAGCCAGAATGCATCTGGTTCTTTATGTAAAAGTAGTTTACAAAACCCTGCATCAACTGGATCAATCTGTTCACAGTTTAGAAGGCCTCAGTATGAACCTTCCTCAGTTGAAAACCCTTCATTCTTGGGTTCGACGAAGGAAAATATTAGCTTTCCTGATATTTCAGAGCTCATAGATTCCTTCGGGCGTTCGTCTCTCAATATTTCTGGCTCCTTTTCATCTGCGAGTGGAACTGCACATGAACAAGCACAAAATCCAAACAATCTGGTCTCTGAAGGTGAAGAGGCTCCCTCAGCACTCGACAAGCTTTCCGTGTTAAAGCACCATGAAAGTTTCCTATGTCAAGTAGTTAGCCCTATTCTGGATTCGGAACCTTTCTGGGTTAAACAACCATTAGAAAATATGTTCAGTTCAACAATCAAAACTAGTAAGGCAAGGAAGAGGAAGCAAGTACTGAATACCTCTTTTACTTCAAAAATAATCATGTCTTATGGAGAATCAGAAGCTTGGGTTCTCCAATCTCTAAGAGTTTGTCTTGGAAAGCTCCTAGATTTGGAAGGATCAAGTTGGTTATTTACTCAGAATGGTGGGTATGATGAGAAGTTAATAGACTGGGTAGCTGCAGCAGAGGGTTACCTACGGAAAGAGGGGACTAGCTTGTTGAATCAGGTAAAGTGTAGTGAGGAGGAAGATATGAATGATGTCATCTCCTCTGTGTCTAACTGTGGGGAGCACTGCACTTGGCAATCTGGCCTGGTTATAGGCTTTGGTGTCTGGTGCATTTGCCGGATCTTAGGACTGTTGCTCATGGAAAGTCGACCAGAGTTATGGGGCAAATACACCTATGTTCTCAACCGTCTTCAG ATGCAGGGCATACTTGATCCAGCATTCTTGAATCCCCGTGATCCTCTCAAACCATGCCAGTGTATCGACCACCTTGATATGCGGACCAGTGGGCTCGAACATATTAAGGAAAGCCTTGGCGGAACCCGGTGCACTACTGCAAGCTCAGTGTTACAGATGATCAAGGAGGTTGAAGGTGCAATTTCAAGGCGCAAGGGTCGGTCCGGCACAGCAGCAGGAGGTATTGCCTTTCCGAAGGGGAAGGAAAACTTGGCTTCTGTTCTGAAGCGCTACAAGCGTTGCCTGTCAAAGAAGTCATCTGCTACTAATGGAGGAGCCTCTGCACCATCTGAAAAG GATACGGAGCAGGCTGAGAACTTGAAACTGAATGGGCCGCTAACTGGGAACCGAGACTACGCATGGAAAAATGGCTGA
- the LOC103708429 gene encoding protein ETHYLENE-INSENSITIVE 2-like isoform X3 has product MEYMDLGKWVAAIEGGAHIGLHLILVLFFFNCSGILCQYLANLIGIVTGKNLAQICNEEYCRLTCVLLGVQAQISMIVSDLTMILSFAHGFSLFFGVNQFISIYFSATIAVLIPYIFNLLGSCKLEAVYGISSFVSLFGVLSSLPNIPSIAHDRYPGLDLQTACSVMVLLGSNIMPHNFYIHSSVVQLQKPTNASVGSLIHDTLFTIISNFAAIFLVNFVFMSSTAAVFDNAGLIMPTFQDAFMLVDQIFNSPAAPFPFSLVFLIAIVITSCIRSLGAQVILHDFFQINLPIWVHHIIVKSLAVIPALYCLQSVGPEGIYQLLLFCQVILATLVPPSVIPLFRVSSSRSIMGFFRISQHTDIFAFCAFLVFLATDTIFIFELLFENCFWTVELRESMGRGVRLVLLLLAITSYVFALYMVFTPLRSESNRLDDENSKGPDMQIFTWGRKKDQLELSKGRDENSSSQTINGEEKEYVKETTSIESLENQSNNMFAEFSLDQPKTAIHSEWQAQKPASVLALNKDCIIQSLSLEEYNSIVNIVSSDEVISKGIAQNYETKVSREENVEVGVGVHHQKDGEKGGACEPVQPPSASTSDVPGSCKNARVTGGNIRNDAKKATSCGLSRAGRRQLAAILNEFWAHLFDLHGLLTEEAKVMRTDLLLNLDLEMYHASARAGTKDTSQKSSLDTESGPLPSANSRDYTPMQEKAMNLELSYMPLAQTSFWSMDTRFLDVNGQCDGQDCHIPKIQDFEIPQFGTWLRTPNIAKSSVTEYGDQLQDTSSQNASGSLCKSSLQNPASTGSICSQFRRPQYEPSSVENPSFLGSTKENISFPDISELIDSFGRSSLNISGSFSSASGTAHEQAQNPNNLVSEGEEAPSALDKLSVLKHHESFLCQVVSPILDSEPFWVKQPLENMFSSTIKTSKARKRKQVLNTSFTSKIIMSYGESEAWVLQSLRVCLGKLLDLEGSSWLFTQNGGYDEKLIDWVAAAEGYLRKEGTSLLNQVKCSEEEDMNDVISSVSNCGEHCTWQSGLVIGFGVWCICRILGLLLMESRPELWGKYTYVLNRLQMQGILDPAFLNPRDPLKPCQCIDHLDMRTSGLEHIKESLGGTRCTTASSVLQMIKEVEGAISRRKGRSGTAAGGIAFPKGKENLASVLKRYKRCLSKKSSATNGGASAPSEKACTNQPAYPPNQRYGAG; this is encoded by the exons ATGGAATACATGGACCTTGGTAAATGGGTAGCGGCTATCGAGGGTGGTGCACATATTGGTCTCCATCTTATACTAGTGCTGTTTTTTTTCAATTGCTCTGGTATTTTGTGCCAGTATCTTGCAAACCTTATTGGCATAGTCACAGGAAAGAATCTTGCTCAG ATTTGCAATGAGGAGTACTGCAGGTTGACATGTGTCCTTCTTGGAGTGCAAGCCCAGATATCGATGATTGTTTCCGACCTGACAATG ATTCTGAGCTTTGCACATGGATTCAGTTTATTTTTTGGGGTGAACCAGTTCATTTCCATCTATTTCTCTGCTACCATTGCTGTTCTAATTCCATATATTTTCAACCTCTTG GGCTCTTGCAAATTAGAGGCGGTCTATGGCATATCAAGCTTCGTATCGCTCTTTGGAGTGCTCTCCAGTCTACCAAATATTCCATCTATAGCTCATGATAGGTATCCAGGGTTGGATTTGCAGACTGCTTGCTCAGTCATGGTTCTTCTTGGCTCAAATATCATGCCTCATAATTTTTACATTCACTCGTCTGTTGTACAG CTGCAGAAACCAACAAATGCCAGTGTGGGCTCTTTAATTCATGATACACTTTTTACTATAATATCTAATTTTGCTGCTATTTTCCTGGTGAATTTTGTTTTTATGAGCTCGACAGCAGCTGTATTTGACAATGCGGGCCTCATAATGCCTACATTTCAAGATGCTTTTATGTTGGTGGACCAG ATTTTTAATAGTCCTGCAGCACCCTTTCCCTTTTCTCTGGTTTTTCTCATCGCAATTGTAATCACCTCTTGCATTCGGAGTCTTGGTGCGCAAGTCATCTTGCATGACTTCTTTCAGATCAACCTACCTATTTGGGTTCATCACATTATAGTGAAATCTCTTGCTGTCATTCCGGCTCTATACTGCCTCCAGAGTGTAGGACCAGAGGGGATCTATCAGTTGCTTCTCTTCTGTCAAGTTATATTGGCGACCCTCGTACCACCCTCAGTGATTCCCCTTTTCCGAGTGTCATCGTCCAGATCAATTATGGGTTTTTTCAGAATCTCGCAGCATACAGATATCTTTGCTTTTTGTGCCTTTCTGGTGTTCCTTGCAACAGATACCATCTTCATTTTTGAGTTGCTATTCGAAAATTGCTTCTGGACGGTTGAGCTTAGGGAAAGCATGGGAAGAGGTGTGAGACTTGTCCTTCTCCTCCTTGCCATCACATCCTATGTCTTTGCACTTTATATGGTATTCACACCACTAAGGTCTGAAAGTAACAGACTAGATGATGAAAACAGCAAAGGACCGGATATGCAGATATTTACATGGGGCAGGAAAAAGGATCAACTTGAGCTATCTAAGGGTAGAGATGAGAACTCTTCAAGTCAGACCATTAATGGTGAAGAAAAGGAGTACGTAAAGGAGACAACCTCCATAGAGTCATTGGAGAATCAATCCAATAATATGTTTGCAGAATTCAGTCTTGATCAGCCTAAGACAGCCATTCATTCTGAATGGCAAGCCCAGAAGCCTGCTTCTGTTCTGGCTCTTAATAAGGATTGTATTATCCAATCCTTATCTTTAGAAGAATATAATTCCATAGTTAACATTGTTTCTAGCGACGAGGTGATTAGTAAAGGTATTGCACAGAATTATGAAACTAAAGTATCCAGAGAAGAAAATGTGGAAGTAGGAGTTGGAGTCCACCATCAGAAGGATGGTGAGAAGGGCGGTGCATGTGAACCTGTCCAGCCTCCGAGTGCTTCAACCTCCGATGTACCTGGGTCTTGTAAGAATGCCAGAGTGACGGGTGGCAATATTAGAAATGATGCCAAGAAGGCAACATCATGTGGATTGAGTCGTGCAGGACGGCGCCAATTAGCTGCCATTCTCAATGAATTTTGGGCGCATCTGTTTGACTTACATGGTCTGCTAACAGAAGAAGCTAAGGTCATGAGAACAGATCTTTTACTGAATTTGGATCTAGAAATGTACCATGCATCTGCAAGAGCAGGCACCAAAGACACTTCCCAGAAAAGCTCATTAGACACAGAAAGTGGACCACTACCTTCAGCAAACTCGAGGGACTACACTCCCATGCAAGAGAAGGCTATGAATTTGGAATTATCTTATATGCCACTAGCGCAAACTTCGTTTTGGTCAATGGACACTCGGTTTCTGGATGTGAATGGCCAATGTGATGGCCAGGATTGTCACATACCCAAGATTCAGGACTTTGAGATTCCGCAATTTGGCACATGGTTACGGACTCCTAATATTGCTAAATCTTCTGTTACAGAATATGGGGATCAACTCCAGGATACTTCGAGCCAGAATGCATCTGGTTCTTTATGTAAAAGTAGTTTACAAAACCCTGCATCAACTGGATCAATCTGTTCACAGTTTAGAAGGCCTCAGTATGAACCTTCCTCAGTTGAAAACCCTTCATTCTTGGGTTCGACGAAGGAAAATATTAGCTTTCCTGATATTTCAGAGCTCATAGATTCCTTCGGGCGTTCGTCTCTCAATATTTCTGGCTCCTTTTCATCTGCGAGTGGAACTGCACATGAACAAGCACAAAATCCAAACAATCTGGTCTCTGAAGGTGAAGAGGCTCCCTCAGCACTCGACAAGCTTTCCGTGTTAAAGCACCATGAAAGTTTCCTATGTCAAGTAGTTAGCCCTATTCTGGATTCGGAACCTTTCTGGGTTAAACAACCATTAGAAAATATGTTCAGTTCAACAATCAAAACTAGTAAGGCAAGGAAGAGGAAGCAAGTACTGAATACCTCTTTTACTTCAAAAATAATCATGTCTTATGGAGAATCAGAAGCTTGGGTTCTCCAATCTCTAAGAGTTTGTCTTGGAAAGCTCCTAGATTTGGAAGGATCAAGTTGGTTATTTACTCAGAATGGTGGGTATGATGAGAAGTTAATAGACTGGGTAGCTGCAGCAGAGGGTTACCTACGGAAAGAGGGGACTAGCTTGTTGAATCAGGTAAAGTGTAGTGAGGAGGAAGATATGAATGATGTCATCTCCTCTGTGTCTAACTGTGGGGAGCACTGCACTTGGCAATCTGGCCTGGTTATAGGCTTTGGTGTCTGGTGCATTTGCCGGATCTTAGGACTGTTGCTCATGGAAAGTCGACCAGAGTTATGGGGCAAATACACCTATGTTCTCAACCGTCTTCAG ATGCAGGGCATACTTGATCCAGCATTCTTGAATCCCCGTGATCCTCTCAAACCATGCCAGTGTATCGACCACCTTGATATGCGGACCAGTGGGCTCGAACATATTAAGGAAAGCCTTGGCGGAACCCGGTGCACTACTGCAAGCTCAGTGTTACAGATGATCAAGGAGGTTGAAGGTGCAATTTCAAGGCGCAAGGGTCGGTCCGGCACAGCAGCAGGAGGTATTGCCTTTCCGAAGGGGAAGGAAAACTTGGCTTCTGTTCTGAAGCGCTACAAGCGTTGCCTGTCAAAGAAGTCATCTGCTACTAATGGAGGAGCCTCTGCACCATCTGAAAAGGCATGTACCAATCAGCCTGCTTATCCTCCTAATCAAA GATACGGAGCAGGCTGA
- the LOC103708429 gene encoding protein ETHYLENE-INSENSITIVE 2-like isoform X2 — protein sequence MEYMDLGKWVAAIEGGAHIGLHLILVLFFFNCSGILCQYLANLIGIVTGKNLAQICNEEYCRLTCVLLGVQAQISMIVSDLTMILSFAHGFSLFFGVNQFISIYFSATIAVLIPYIFNLLGSCKLEAVYGISSFVSLFGVLSSLPNIPSIAHDRYPGLDLQTACSVMVLLGSNIMPHNFYIHSSVVQLQKPTNASVGSLIHDTLFTIISNFAAIFLVNFVFMSSTAAVFDNAGLIMPTFQDAFMLVDQIFNSPAAPFPFSLVFLIAIVITSCIRSLGAQVILHDFFQINLPIWVHHIIVKSLAVIPALYCLQSVGPEGIYQLLLFCQVILATLVPPSVIPLFRVSSSRSIMGFFRISQHTDIFAFCAFLVFLATDTIFIFELLFENCFWTVELRESMGRGVRLVLLLLAITSYVFALYMVFTPLRSESNRLDDENSKGPDMQIFTWGRKKDQLELSKGRDENSSSQTINGEEKEYVKETTSIESLENQSNNMFAEFSLDQPKTAIHSEWQAQKPASVLALNKDCIIQSLSLEEYNSIVNIVSSDEVISKGIAQNYETKVSREENVEVGVGVHHQKDGEKGGACEPVQPPSASTSDVPGSCKNARVTGGNIRNDAKKATSCGLSRAGRRQLAAILNEFWAHLFDLHGLLTEEAKVMRTDLLLNLDLEMYHASARAGTKDTSQKSSLDTESGPLPSANSRDYTPMQEKAMNLELSYMPLAQTSFWSMDTRFLDVNGQCDGQDCHIPKIQDFEIPQFGTWLRTPNIAKSSVTEYGDQLQDTSSQNASGSLCKSSLQNPASTGSICSQFRRPQYEPSSVENPSFLGSTKENISFPDISELIDSFGRSSLNISGSFSSASGTAHEQAQNPNNLVSEGEEAPSALDKLSVLKHHESFLCQVVSPILDSEPFWVKQPLENMFSSTIKTSKARKRKQVLNTSFTSKIIMSYGESEAWVLQSLRVCLGKLLDLEGSSWLFTQNGGYDEKLIDWVAAAEGYLRKEGTSLLNQVKCSEEEDMNDVISSVSNCGEHCTWQSGLVIGFGVWCICRILGLLLMESRPELWGKYTYVLNRLQGILDPAFLNPRDPLKPCQCIDHLDMRTSGLEHIKESLGGTRCTTASSVLQMIKEVEGAISRRKGRSGTAAGGIAFPKGKENLASVLKRYKRCLSKKSSATNGGASAPSEKDTEQAENLKLNGPLTGNRDYAWKNG from the exons ATGGAATACATGGACCTTGGTAAATGGGTAGCGGCTATCGAGGGTGGTGCACATATTGGTCTCCATCTTATACTAGTGCTGTTTTTTTTCAATTGCTCTGGTATTTTGTGCCAGTATCTTGCAAACCTTATTGGCATAGTCACAGGAAAGAATCTTGCTCAG ATTTGCAATGAGGAGTACTGCAGGTTGACATGTGTCCTTCTTGGAGTGCAAGCCCAGATATCGATGATTGTTTCCGACCTGACAATG ATTCTGAGCTTTGCACATGGATTCAGTTTATTTTTTGGGGTGAACCAGTTCATTTCCATCTATTTCTCTGCTACCATTGCTGTTCTAATTCCATATATTTTCAACCTCTTG GGCTCTTGCAAATTAGAGGCGGTCTATGGCATATCAAGCTTCGTATCGCTCTTTGGAGTGCTCTCCAGTCTACCAAATATTCCATCTATAGCTCATGATAGGTATCCAGGGTTGGATTTGCAGACTGCTTGCTCAGTCATGGTTCTTCTTGGCTCAAATATCATGCCTCATAATTTTTACATTCACTCGTCTGTTGTACAG CTGCAGAAACCAACAAATGCCAGTGTGGGCTCTTTAATTCATGATACACTTTTTACTATAATATCTAATTTTGCTGCTATTTTCCTGGTGAATTTTGTTTTTATGAGCTCGACAGCAGCTGTATTTGACAATGCGGGCCTCATAATGCCTACATTTCAAGATGCTTTTATGTTGGTGGACCAG ATTTTTAATAGTCCTGCAGCACCCTTTCCCTTTTCTCTGGTTTTTCTCATCGCAATTGTAATCACCTCTTGCATTCGGAGTCTTGGTGCGCAAGTCATCTTGCATGACTTCTTTCAGATCAACCTACCTATTTGGGTTCATCACATTATAGTGAAATCTCTTGCTGTCATTCCGGCTCTATACTGCCTCCAGAGTGTAGGACCAGAGGGGATCTATCAGTTGCTTCTCTTCTGTCAAGTTATATTGGCGACCCTCGTACCACCCTCAGTGATTCCCCTTTTCCGAGTGTCATCGTCCAGATCAATTATGGGTTTTTTCAGAATCTCGCAGCATACAGATATCTTTGCTTTTTGTGCCTTTCTGGTGTTCCTTGCAACAGATACCATCTTCATTTTTGAGTTGCTATTCGAAAATTGCTTCTGGACGGTTGAGCTTAGGGAAAGCATGGGAAGAGGTGTGAGACTTGTCCTTCTCCTCCTTGCCATCACATCCTATGTCTTTGCACTTTATATGGTATTCACACCACTAAGGTCTGAAAGTAACAGACTAGATGATGAAAACAGCAAAGGACCGGATATGCAGATATTTACATGGGGCAGGAAAAAGGATCAACTTGAGCTATCTAAGGGTAGAGATGAGAACTCTTCAAGTCAGACCATTAATGGTGAAGAAAAGGAGTACGTAAAGGAGACAACCTCCATAGAGTCATTGGAGAATCAATCCAATAATATGTTTGCAGAATTCAGTCTTGATCAGCCTAAGACAGCCATTCATTCTGAATGGCAAGCCCAGAAGCCTGCTTCTGTTCTGGCTCTTAATAAGGATTGTATTATCCAATCCTTATCTTTAGAAGAATATAATTCCATAGTTAACATTGTTTCTAGCGACGAGGTGATTAGTAAAGGTATTGCACAGAATTATGAAACTAAAGTATCCAGAGAAGAAAATGTGGAAGTAGGAGTTGGAGTCCACCATCAGAAGGATGGTGAGAAGGGCGGTGCATGTGAACCTGTCCAGCCTCCGAGTGCTTCAACCTCCGATGTACCTGGGTCTTGTAAGAATGCCAGAGTGACGGGTGGCAATATTAGAAATGATGCCAAGAAGGCAACATCATGTGGATTGAGTCGTGCAGGACGGCGCCAATTAGCTGCCATTCTCAATGAATTTTGGGCGCATCTGTTTGACTTACATGGTCTGCTAACAGAAGAAGCTAAGGTCATGAGAACAGATCTTTTACTGAATTTGGATCTAGAAATGTACCATGCATCTGCAAGAGCAGGCACCAAAGACACTTCCCAGAAAAGCTCATTAGACACAGAAAGTGGACCACTACCTTCAGCAAACTCGAGGGACTACACTCCCATGCAAGAGAAGGCTATGAATTTGGAATTATCTTATATGCCACTAGCGCAAACTTCGTTTTGGTCAATGGACACTCGGTTTCTGGATGTGAATGGCCAATGTGATGGCCAGGATTGTCACATACCCAAGATTCAGGACTTTGAGATTCCGCAATTTGGCACATGGTTACGGACTCCTAATATTGCTAAATCTTCTGTTACAGAATATGGGGATCAACTCCAGGATACTTCGAGCCAGAATGCATCTGGTTCTTTATGTAAAAGTAGTTTACAAAACCCTGCATCAACTGGATCAATCTGTTCACAGTTTAGAAGGCCTCAGTATGAACCTTCCTCAGTTGAAAACCCTTCATTCTTGGGTTCGACGAAGGAAAATATTAGCTTTCCTGATATTTCAGAGCTCATAGATTCCTTCGGGCGTTCGTCTCTCAATATTTCTGGCTCCTTTTCATCTGCGAGTGGAACTGCACATGAACAAGCACAAAATCCAAACAATCTGGTCTCTGAAGGTGAAGAGGCTCCCTCAGCACTCGACAAGCTTTCCGTGTTAAAGCACCATGAAAGTTTCCTATGTCAAGTAGTTAGCCCTATTCTGGATTCGGAACCTTTCTGGGTTAAACAACCATTAGAAAATATGTTCAGTTCAACAATCAAAACTAGTAAGGCAAGGAAGAGGAAGCAAGTACTGAATACCTCTTTTACTTCAAAAATAATCATGTCTTATGGAGAATCAGAAGCTTGGGTTCTCCAATCTCTAAGAGTTTGTCTTGGAAAGCTCCTAGATTTGGAAGGATCAAGTTGGTTATTTACTCAGAATGGTGGGTATGATGAGAAGTTAATAGACTGGGTAGCTGCAGCAGAGGGTTACCTACGGAAAGAGGGGACTAGCTTGTTGAATCAGGTAAAGTGTAGTGAGGAGGAAGATATGAATGATGTCATCTCCTCTGTGTCTAACTGTGGGGAGCACTGCACTTGGCAATCTGGCCTGGTTATAGGCTTTGGTGTCTGGTGCATTTGCCGGATCTTAGGACTGTTGCTCATGGAAAGTCGACCAGAGTTATGGGGCAAATACACCTATGTTCTCAACCGTCTTCAG GGCATACTTGATCCAGCATTCTTGAATCCCCGTGATCCTCTCAAACCATGCCAGTGTATCGACCACCTTGATATGCGGACCAGTGGGCTCGAACATATTAAGGAAAGCCTTGGCGGAACCCGGTGCACTACTGCAAGCTCAGTGTTACAGATGATCAAGGAGGTTGAAGGTGCAATTTCAAGGCGCAAGGGTCGGTCCGGCACAGCAGCAGGAGGTATTGCCTTTCCGAAGGGGAAGGAAAACTTGGCTTCTGTTCTGAAGCGCTACAAGCGTTGCCTGTCAAAGAAGTCATCTGCTACTAATGGAGGAGCCTCTGCACCATCTGAAAAG GATACGGAGCAGGCTGAGAACTTGAAACTGAATGGGCCGCTAACTGGGAACCGAGACTACGCATGGAAAAATGGCTGA